The following are from one region of the Quercus robur chromosome 1, dhQueRobu3.1, whole genome shotgun sequence genome:
- the LOC126718213 gene encoding protein ACCELERATED CELL DEATH 6-like — translation MASTGSSSSQPRRRARRHAFDAEMENEQLMNREIVGEAETEKELEKEIAADNKPSNISTESTDVSRTARNMHPDLYMAAKRGDIDFIKQLKDEDIECPISYQETPKSNTILHIAISSGHYQLVEAIRQSHYELELRINSDGDLPLHVATSGGHLDLVKKMAGTELPKVKNNEGNNPLHLAVINKYKVDFNLVLKSKYSEMADFLVEQEPEVSYYLNEEHKSPLYMAAEAGDVKLVKLMIEKANISQMPSEEVQLIAHAAITGKNIGVLESVLSRHPELIKEKDNKGMTPLSYAASIGYLEGVGYLLNKSTYCKYESDQNGSFPIHTASSRGHIKVIQEFLQRCPDSVELLNHQGRNILHVAAMNGKAKVVNYILKKPELEMLINEKDKDGNTSLHLASNTKHPQVVSILTWDKRVDLKLLNNEGKTALDVAGKYSGKVPSFRERLTWLALRYAGAPHAARRSTTRENPPSSNPGEPSNMDKNKDAVKENLQSSKPREAPNMDNYKDRVNTLLLVATLVATVTFAAGFTVPGGNDDSDPHKGMAKFLQHHLFQAFIISNTIAMYSSVTVVVALIWAQLGDLNLVIASLKFAVPILGLALIMVSSSFMIGSYLMVRGLNWLAYVVLIIGSFFILILTILFLPLCLPSSLPHPIFRYIVYYPFTLLIIVTKSNANDREEK, via the exons ATGGCGAGTACAGGCTCCTCCTCATCCCAACCGCGTCGACGGGCTCGCCGTCATGCATTTGATGCTGAAATGGAAAACGAGCAACTGATGAACCGAGAAATAGTTGGGGAGGCTGAAACGGAGAAGGAGctagagaaagaaatagcagCAGACAATAAGCCTTCCAATATCAGTACTGAATCTACTGATGTTTCTAGAACGGCTCGAAACATGCATCCTGATTTGTACATGGCTGCAAAACGTGGGGACATTGATTTCATCAAACAGCTGAAAGATGAAGATATCGAATGTCCTATTTCCTACCAAGAAACTCCCAAATCGAATACAATTCTTCATATTGCTATAAGCTCAGGTCACTATCAGCTTGTGGAAGCGATCCGTCAAAGCCACTATGAACTTGAGCTGAGAATTAACTCTGATGGTGATCTTCCTCTCCATGTAGCTACAAGTGGTGGGCATTTggatttggtaaaaaaaatggcCGGTACTGAGTTACCAAAGGTGAAGAATAATGAGGGGAATAATCCCCTTCACTTGGCCGTGATAAACAAATACAAAGTGGATTTTAACTTGGTTTTGAAAAGTAAGTACAGTGAGATGGCTGATTTCTTGGTTGAGCAAGAACCAGAAGTGTCATATTATCTGAATGAGGAACACAAATCTCCTCTATATATGGCAGCCGAAGCAGGGGATGTAAAACTAGTAAAGCTCATGATTGAAAAAGCAAATATAAGTCAGATGCCATCTGAGGAAGTCCAATTAATTGCTCACGCTGCCATCACTGGGAAGAACATAG GTGTCTTGGAGAGTGTTTTGAGCAGACATCCAGAACTCATCAAAGAGAAAGACAACAAAGGGATGACACCTCTTTCCTATGCAGCATCCATAGGATACCTTGAAGGTGTTGGCTACTTGTTAAACAAATCTACATATTGCAAATATGAAAGTGACCAGAATGGTTCTTTTCCAATTCACACAGCATCCAGTAGAGGACATATCAAGGTAATTCAAGAGTTTCTCCAGCGATGTCCAGATTCGGTTGAGTTGCTCAACCATCAAGGTCGAAATATTTTGCATGTAGCTGCTATGAATGGGAAGGCCAAAGTGGTAAACTATATCCTTAAAAAGCCTGAGTTGGAAATGCTCATCAATGAAAAAGACAAGGATGGAAACACCTCTTTACATTTGGCGTCCAATACGAAGCATCCTCAGGTCGTGAGCATTCTGACATGGGACAAAAGGGTTGACTTAAAGTTGTTGAACAACGAAGGCAAGACAGCTCTTGACGTTGCAGGAAAGTACAGCGGGAAGGTGCCCTCATTTCGAGAG CGATTGACATGGCTAGCCTTGAGATACGCCGGTGCCCCACATGCTGCTCGTCGAAGCACCACCAGGGAGAACCCTCCAAGTTCAAATCCAGGGGAGCCATCTAACATGGACAAGAATAAGGACGCCGTGAAGGAGAACTTACAAAGCTCAAAGCCAAGGGAAGCACCCAACATGgacaattacaaggatagggtCAACACTCTATTGTTGGTTGCAACACTTGTGGCCACTGTAACCTTTGCTGCAGGTTTCACTGTGCCAGGCGGCAACGATGACTCTGATCCACACAAAGGCATGGCAAAATTTCTACAACACCACTTGTTCCAAGCATTCATTATCAGCAACACCATAGCTATGTATAGTTCTGTTACTGTTGTTGTTGCACTCATCTGGGCACAATTAGGTGATCTTAACTTGGTTATTGCTTCCCTTAAGTTTGCCGTGCCAATATTGGGACTAGCTCTTATTATGGTCTCCTCATCATTCATGATTGGTAGTTATTTAATGGTGAGAGGCCTCAACTGGCTTGCTTATGTCGTTTTGATCATTGGATCATtcttcatcctcatcctcaCGATACTATTTTTGCCACTTTGTTTACCAAGTTCCTTACCCCATCCCATTTTTCGCTACATTGTCTACTACCCATTTACCCTTTTAATAATAGTTACTAAGAGTAACGCTAATGatagggaagaaaaataa